From one Triticum urartu cultivar G1812 chromosome 3, Tu2.1, whole genome shotgun sequence genomic stretch:
- the LOC125546743 gene encoding uncharacterized protein LOC125546743 yields the protein MFEKHSKTKVVHMFVAYYDPSEPYEPITEWHSDAHSQPNNIEQDDDDDYLRNPVPENGHVGVDEENIYLEDEPVPLIMVPCSNKEQDKDYVPDHESEVESEVETEDESMSEVEVEEYEEYHEADHAPHIEYNKLDPPMNEGRKYPNIAEFKLALSQHAIKHEFEFDTEKSAPHRFRAYCSRRDEDKCPWRIYASTMEDECTVMVRKNPCGHDCSSTKRKKKLKNANKRWICEHVKDWLIEDATLGPKALRKKLKEHHGIDINSKRVYMGKLLALKELYGDWDTSFIIFIVSSRKLKVAAPVA from the exons ATGTTTGAGAAACACTCTAAGACAAAGGTTGTGCACATGTTTGTTGCATATTATGATCCATCGGAACCATATGAGCCTATAACGGAGTGGCATAGTGATGCGCATAGCCAACCTAACAACAtagaacaagatgatgatgatgattatctTCGCAACCCAGTACCTGAGAATGGGCATGTTGGTGTTGATGAGGAAAATATTTATTTAGAGGATGAACCTGTACCTCTTATCATGGTTCCTTGTTCCAACAAAGAACAGGACAAAGACTATGTTCCTGATCATGAGAGCGAGGTTGAGAGCGAGGTTGAGACCGAGGATGAGAGCATGTCAGAGGTTGAAGTAGAGGAATATGAGGAATATCACGAGGCAGATCATGCACCACACATTGAATATAATAAATTAGATCCTCCAATGAACGAAGGAAGAAAATATCCCAATATTGCAGAGTTTAAATTGGCGCTTTCTCAGCATGCAATCAAACATGAATTTGAGTTTGACACCGAAAAGAGTGCACCACATAGGTTCAGAGCTTATTGTTCAAGAAGGGATGAAGATAAGTGTCCATGGAGGATATATGCTTCTACAATGGAAGATGAGTGCACAGTAATG GTGAGAAAGAACCCTTGTGGTCATGATTGCTCTAGtacaaaaagaaaaaagaagttGAAGAATGCAAACAAGCGGTGGATATGTGAGCACGTGAAGGACTGGCTAATTGAGGATGCAACTCTAGGACCAAAGGCATTGCGAAAGAAGCTTAAAGAGCATCATGGAATTGATATCAACTCTAAGAGAGTCTATATGGGTAAGCTGCTAGCCTTGAAGGAACTATATGGTGATTGGGATACAAGCTTTATAATCTTTATAGTTTCAAGTCGCAAATTGAAAGTTGCTGCCCCGGTAGCATAG